A portion of the Kazachstania africana CBS 2517 chromosome 2, complete genome genome contains these proteins:
- the YAT2 gene encoding carnitine O-acetyltransferase YAT2 (similar to Saccharomyces cerevisiae YAT2 (YER024W); ancestral locus Anc_7.510) produces the protein MECYTEFDDSDDWVKNGGDTFEFEDSLPKLPLPDLRDTLTYLKKSLEPLYYADGYYKHPLDPRQIKALDEILSNFEKSIASRKLHAKLAHYHETENSYLDKLHLDINNHTSTREVHDDILPRNPFLILSDDPLTDIPQADRAAVLVHSSLRFTSALRKYALPPDVNPNTGNHLTMHPYLNLFGTTRCPVFQNGEIEGFDINKPYSSSDIEDEESDQDETERDPATSDDNSHVTSDLEDEDEDMFSRHGITIKRHPETRHILIISKGQYYTLDVFDDENDILYSYTELTSFFNHILKDSVECYNFSKSTALGSLTSHSFKNWKYARKRLQKRYPQELHLIDSALFVLVLDESTNTNGDLDQSEDCKRLFYGSSVINEKGYQVGSCVSRWYDKLQLVVTSDSKAAVIWDSFTCDGSVALRFTSEIYTESILRLAKEVNSNDPRFSLWPTVRQSSISTRDVISNPFNYVNKIEWSFTNILNTHVHLSETKLADLISKHDIIKASIPIGRRSAVRLGVKPDSMVQVALQIAHYSLYGKMIFTLEPISTRGFKNSRSCFVNVQNQELLELCQLFISNCIDEQGKLDKFIQACENHSNHVKLAKKGLGYDKHFNALRYLFKFHNHFGIEMNAQEAKVASDLFENPLISPFSQPELIAANCGNAATTAFGITPAVPQGFGVGYIIKDDHVDLSVTSQFRQGNRLIFMLNWVLNEIRAYWRVSRSGKASVKISPLVDRLYELDNSLRNKKMDESARISITRSHSFNNGLGFFDIDAHIDSRSISATPPIISHNKALNKDSTPRSYLSSSTKLSTRITELAMNSIDNHSSAALSVPTEKEKQDTGLQILQVQPTKAENTSEEEEDEDDLLFNISRPTSRRRSINVVDSKFEIDFDRAYVGRKVSTLE, from the coding sequence ATGGAATGCTATACAGAGTTTGATGACAGTGATGATTGGGTCAAGAATGGTGGTGatacttttgaatttgaggATTCTCTACCAAAGTTACCATTACCGGACTTACGTGATACCCTTActtatttgaagaaatcacTGGAACCTTTATATTATGCAGATGGTTATTATAAGCATCCATTGGATCCAAGACAAATCAAGGCTCTTGATGAGATACTAAGCAATTTCGAAAAGTCCATAGCGTCAAGAAAATTGCATGCAAAGTTGGCTCATTACCATGAAACAGAGAACTCTTACCTGGATAAATTACATTTAGATATCAACAATCATACTTCTACTAGAGAGGTACATGATGATATACTACCAAGAAACCCATTTCTAATTCTCTCTGATGATCCACTCACTGATATCCCGCAAGCTGATCGTGCCGCAGTCCTCGTTCATTCTTCTCTCAGATTTACCTCTGCTTTGAGAAAATATGCTCTGCCACCAGATGTAAATCCTAATACAGGGAACCATCTAACTATGCACCCTTACTTAAATCTTTTCGGAACCACACGCTGTCCTGTCTTCCAAAACGGTGAAATTGAAGGTTTCGACATCAATAAGCCGTATTCTTCCTCCGATAtcgaagatgaagaatctgATCAGGATGAGACAGAACGGGATCCTGCAACTTCCGATGATAATTCCCATGTTACGAGCGatttagaagatgaagatgaagatatgTTCAGTCGTCATGGTATCACAATAAAACGTCATCCAGAAACTAGACATATTTTGATCATTTCCAAAGGGCAGTACTATACGTTAGATGtatttgatgatgaaaatgatattctTTATTCATACACTGAGCTtacttcattttttaatcatattttgaaagattctgTAGAATGTTACAATTTTAGCAAATCGACCGCATTAGGTAGTTTAACGTCACATTCTTTTAAAAACTGGAAATACGCACGTAAAAGATTACAAAAGAGGTACCCCCAAGAATTACATCTAATAGATTCGGCTCTTTTTGTACTTGTACTAGATGAATCAACGAATACCAATGGTGACCTTGATCAATCAGAGGATTGCAAGAGATTGTTTTACGGTAGCTCTGTAATTAACGAAAAAGGGTACCAAGTCGGATCATGTGTTTCTCGATGGTACGACAAGCTACAATTAGTTGTCACAAGCGATTCTAAAGCAGCAGTCATTTGGGATTCTTTTACTTGCGATGGATCTGTCGCGTTGAGATTTACGTCTGAAATTTACACTGAATCAATTTTGAGATTGGCTAAAGAGGTTAATTCTAATGATCCTCGTTTTTCATTATGGCCCACCGTTCGACAATCTAGTATCTCCACACGTGATgtaatttcaaatcctTTCAATTACGTCAACAAGATAGAATGGTCGTTTactaatattttaaatacACACGTTCATCTTTCAGAAACAAAATTAGCTGATCTTATCTCTAAGCACGACATTATTAAGGCTTCGATACCAATAGGTCGCCGGTCTGCTGTCAGACTAGGCGTCAAGCCAGATTCAATGGTCCAAGTCGCGCTACAAATAGCACACTATTCTTTATACGGTAAAATGATCTTTACTTTGGAGCCAATTTCTACGAGAggcttcaaaaattctagGTCCTGCTTTGTGAATGTTCAAAATCAAGAGCTATTAGAATTATGCCAGCTGTTTATTTCGAATTGTATCGACGAACAGGGTAAGTTAGATAAGTTTATTCAAGCATGTGAGAATCACAGCAATCATGTCAAACTAGCAAAAAAGGGATTAGGCTATGATAAACATTTTAATGCTTTAAGATACTTGTTTAAGTTTCATAATCACTTTGGAATAGAAATGAATGCACAGGAGGCCAAAGTTGCCTCTGATTTGTTTGAAAATCCATTAATCAGCCCTTTCTCTCAACCTGAACTCATTGCAGCCAACTGTGGGAACGCTGCAACAACTGCCTTTGGCATTACACCCGCTGTGCCTCAAGGTTTCGGAGTTGGCTACATTATAAAAGACGATCATGTCGATCTTTCTGTAACTTCGCAGTTTCGACAGGGCAATAGATTGATTTTCATGTTGAATTGGGTTTTAAACGAAATTAGAGCATACTGGCGCGTGTCACGTAGTGGGAAGGCCAGTGTTAAGATCAGTCCCTTGGTCGATAGGTTGTACGAACTTGATAACTCGttgagaaataaaaaaatggatgAAAGCGCTAGGATTAGTATTACAAGGTCTCACTCTTTTAACAATGGTTTAGGGTTTTTTGATATCGATGCCCATATTGATAGCAGAAGCATTTCAGCTACACCACCAATAATTTCGCACAATAAAGCGCTTAATAAAGATAGTACTCCTCGTAGCTACCTCTCCAGCAGTACGAAACTATCCACGAGAATTACAGAGCTGGCTATGAATAGTATCGATAATCATTCAAGTGCTGCCTTGTCAGTTCCCactgaaaaggaaaaacaGGATACCGGCCTCCAAATCCTCCAGGTTCAGCCAACAAAAGCCGAAAATACATCcgaagaggaagaagatgaagatgatttgTTGTTTAATATATCTAGGCCAACGTCAAGGAGGCGCTCTATTAACGTCGTAGACTCAAAATTCGAAATTGATTTCGACAGAGCTTACGTAGGTAGAAAGGTATCAACGTTGGAATAG
- the PRO3 gene encoding pyrroline-5-carboxylate reductase (similar to Saccharomyces cerevisiae PRO3 (YER023W); ancestral locus Anc_7.506) — protein MGYTLTILGCGVMGQAVLSAIYNAPVPATTEVAQLYPSKIIACNQDAASAKQVTELIESMENKSPNGIVVDSTFGNNVEAVKQSDVVILGVKPYIAEMVLNEVGPAIHSKLLISIAAGWTIEQLQAYTPTVSRVMTNTPAKFGYGCAVISHSSACNEEQKQTVSELISHVGKCIELPEKNMDAATALVGSGPAFVLLMLEGMMESGIKLGIPLKESLEASLKVLEGTAKMVEETGMHPGALKHQVCTPGGTTIAGLCVMEDNGVKSGIIKGIEEAANVAAKLGKKK, from the coding sequence ATGGGTTATACATTAACTATCCTGGGTTGCGGTGTGATGGGCCAAGCTGTCCTTTCAGCTATTTACAACGCCCCTGTCCCAGCCACTACAGAAGTTGCTCAATTATATCCAAGTAAGATCATTGCATGTAACCAAGATGCTGCTAGTGCTAAGCAAGTAACTGAGCTCATTGAGTCAATGGAAAACAAGTCTCCAAATGGTATTGTTGTAGATTCTACATTTGGCAATAATGTCGAGGCTGTCAAGCAATCAGATGTTGTTATTCTCGGTGTCAAGCCATACATTGCTGAAATGGTATTAAACGAAGTAGGGCCAGCAATCCACAGCAAGTTATTGATCTCAATTGCTGCCGGTTGGACGATTGAACAACTGCAAGCATACACCCCGACGGTTTCCAGAGTGATGACGAACACTCCAGCCAAATTTGGATACGGTTGTGCAGTTATCTCCCATTCATCGGCATGCAACGAAGAACAGAAGCAAACGGTCTCAGAGCTTATCAGCCACGTGGGCAAATGTATCGAACTACCAGAAAAGAACATGGATGCCGCCACTGCTTTGGTCGGTTCTGGACCAGCCTTCGTACTGCTTATGTTAGAAGGTATGATGGAAAGCGGTATCAAGTTGGGAATCCCATTGAAAGAGAGTCTCGAAGCCTCTTTGAAAGTCTTAGAAGGTACCGCAAAGATGGTAGAGGAGACCGGTATGCATCCAGGTGCCCTAAAACATCAAGTCTGCACACCTGGTGGTACTACAATCGCCGGTCTCTGCGTTATGGAAGATAACGGCGTCAAGAGTGGTATTATCAAAGGTATCGAAGAAGCCGCAAACGTTGCTGCCAAACTGGGCAAGAAGAAGTAA
- the SRB4 gene encoding Srb4p (similar to Saccharomyces cerevisiae SRB4 (YER022W); ancestral locus Anc_7.503) — MGKSQFDFEKGVNLALDPNLLSLPSKKSPSSPNAADQQKEPIVPPATAQEINELVSNPYEIYGKMPLAQLVPLILQQKQIPFSELSQDYILKETSEKVMDSNDAMDNEPQLPDNSKSNFSTMDASESYETIRSKMIDHINVAMNESSLALETVSLLLSGVRENNAKSSISPYLKRNVPMGSLNSDRIPINNSNNVKKTNEKIKFSFGWKLKCLDDSKLMLKKNVDKLFEIVRRENKYWQMISQVIVNTDVIFKLRDKLSGERLIGIKYGFEDSGSNYHLDRGIAVLKNNTELNQLELIPYYNNKNFSIHDSNIRIGYTFIRIRIFTKIESEDDFILSGESSITNNDSTNIRDQIKKFKDIIFEKELMYQLKKESSQLISYGVKIENENKIMIELPNEKIEIELLQVDDLSTVMNEQDNPKINDKRANLILITLRLLLVVIFKKNLRRRSTTNSISNHNGSYSEDILLIRPILGKLRHQNYKILLKKIIKQNILDIIESSQCQEIKITRKPNNDTTRTVDKHIDKLNKDIASFDNLINTPVSHFEVSLPDRKDSFKLVLESPNYCNAIISVKYKDPLNDNRAFDAKFTELKEVEEFLYFIITEYILKKETEEHIPIKQEH; from the coding sequence ATGGGGAAGTctcaatttgattttgaaaagggTGTAAACTTGGCACTTGACCCAAATTTGTTGTCTTTGCCGTCGAAGAAATCGCCTTCTTCACCCAATGCTGCCGATCAACAAAAGGAACCTATTGTACCGCCAGCTACCGCCCAAGAAATTAACGAACTAGTCAGCAATCCGTATGAAATATATGGTAAAATGCCATTAGCGCAATTGGTCCCGTTAATATTGCAACAAAAACAGATTCCCTTCTCAGAACTATCTCAAGATTACATATTAAAGGAAACAAGTGAAAAAGTTATGGATAGTAATGATGCAATGGATAATGAACCTCAATTACCTGACAATTCCAAgtccaatttttcaacaatggACGCTTCAGAATCTTACGAGACAATAAGAAGCAAGATGATTGACCATATCAATGTTGCGATGAATGAATCTTCTTTAGCTTTAGAAACAGTGTCTTTATTATTGTCTGGTGTTAGAGAAAATAATGCCAAGAGTTCAATATCACCATATTTGAAGAGAAATGTACCTATGGGCTCATTGAATAGTGACCGCATACCGataaataatagtaataacgTTAAGAAAACGaatgaaaagataaaattctCATTTGGttggaaattgaaatgtcTTGATGATTCTAAATTGAtgttaaagaaaaatgtggataaactttttgaaattgtacGAAGAGAAAATAAGTACTGGCAAATGATATCACAAGTTATTGTAAATACTGATgtgattttcaaattaagAGATAAACTCAGTGGCGAAAGGTTGATAGGTATAAAATATGGTTTCGAAGATTCAGGTTCAAACTATCATCTAGATAGGGGTATCGCTGTCTTGAAAAACAATACAGAATTGAATCAATTAGAATTGATTCCTTATTACAATAATAAGAATTTTTCGATTCACGATTCGAATATTAGAATTGGATACACTTTCATAAGAATAAGGATCTTtaccaaaattgaaagtgaagatgattttattttgagTGGTGAATCTTCCATTACAAATAATGATTCTACAAATATTCGAGACCagattaaaaaatttaaagacattatctttgaaaaagaattaatgtatcaattgaagaaagagagtTCGCAATTGATCTCATATGGTGTCAAGATTGAAAACGAAAACAAGATAATGATTGAACTACctaatgaaaaaatcgAAATTGAACTTTTACAAGTGGATGATCTTTCCACTGTAATGAATGAACAGGACAATCCCAAGATTAATGATAAGAGGGCTAATTTGATACTTATAACTTTGAGATTACTATTAGTAGTgattttcaagaagaatttaagGAGAAGGTCAACCACAAATAGCATTAGCAATCACAATGGATCCTACAGTGAAGACATATTGTTAATCAGACCGATATTGGGCAAATTAAGAcatcaaaattacaaaattcttttaaaaaagataataaagcAAAATATATTAGACATAATTGAGAGCTCTCAATGccaagaaatcaaaattacaagaaaaccaaataatgatacCACAAGGACTGTTGATAAACATATCGACAAACTGAATAAAGATATCGCTTCCTTCGacaatttaataaataCACCTGTATCTCATTTTGAAGTATCATTGCCTGATAGAAAGGATTCATTCAAGCTTGTATTAGAATCTCCAAACTACTGCAATGCCATCATATCCGTGAAATATAAAGATCCATTAAACGACAACAGGGCGTTTGATGCCAAGTTCACGGAACTAAAAGAAGTGGAGGAGTTCCTCTacttcatcatcactgAGTATATCCTCAAGAAGGAAACTGAAGAGCACATACCAATCAAACAAGAACATTAg
- the GPA2 gene encoding guanine nucleotide-binding protein subunit alpha (similar to Saccharomyces cerevisiae GPA2 (YER020W); ancestral locus Anc_7.496), translating into MGICASKEDRPAETDRATAATGVATTTTTRHETSPPSGARNEKTGPSAQEDSTAVLKEGPRGGNDVVAAETSDPMDGTLKGELKVLLLGAGESGKSTVLQQLKIIHENGFTDSELIAFIPTIYNNILEIGKNLINGRNKFNVPWEDNLFNKEEIDNFMKLEGFDPQQPEKSLLFPEIYLNLLINLWKSQNTQKFLASADSSQVYIMDSTSYFLQSSNMKRIITSQENYKPTLQDVLRSRQKTSGIFDTHISMSSKLKLHFFDVGGQRSERKKWIHCFDNVALIIFCVSLSEYDQFLIEDTTQNRFQESLILFENIVNSRWFARTSVVLFLNKIDLFAEKLKHKPLENYFPDYNGGNDINKATKYILWRFMQLNKANLNVYPHVTQATDTSNIKLVFAAIKETVLENSLKDTGVL; encoded by the coding sequence ATGGGTATTTGTGCATCGAAGGAGGACAGGCCTGCAGAGACAGACAGAGCGACTGCTGCAACGGGTGTAGCGACTACGACGACGACGAGACATGAGACGTCTCCACCATCTGGAGCTAGGAATGAGAAGACAGGGCCATCTGCACAGGAGGATAGTACGGCAGTTTTGAAGGAGGGACCAAGAGGTGGGAATGACGTGGTTGCTGCTGAGACCTCAGATCCGATGGATGGTACTCTTAAAGGCgaattgaaagttttgtTGTTGGGTGCAGGTGAGAGTGGTAAATCCACAGTGTTACAACAGTTGAAGATTATACACGAAAATGGGTTCACGGACAGTGAACTTATTGCGTTTATTCCTACCATTTATAACaatattttagaaattggtaaaaatttgattaatGGTAGaaacaaattcaatgtACCATGGGAAGATAATCTGTTTAATAAAGaggaaattgataatttcatGAAGCTCGAAGGCTTTGACCCTCAACAACCGGAGAAGTCCCTGCTCTTCCCTGAAATTTATCTGAATCTCCTGATAAATCTTTGGAAATCACAAAACACACAGAAGTTTTTGGCAAGCGCAGATTCTTCCCAGGTGTATATTATGGATTCCACATCATATTTCTTACAAAGCTCCAATATGAAGAGAATTATCACTTCACAGGAAAATTATAAACCAACTTTACAAGATGTTCTAAGATCAAGACAAAAGACATCCGGTATCTTTGATACACATATATCGATGTCTTCAAAGCTGAAGCTACATTTCTTCGATGTCGGTGGACAAAGATCTGAACGTAAGAAATGGATTCATTGTTTCGATAACGTTGCATTAATCATATTTTGTGTCTCTCTGTCTGAATATGATCAGTTTTTAATTGAGGATACTACACAAAACAGATTTCAAGAAtctttaattcttttcGAGAATATTGTCAATTCAAGATGGTTTGCAAGAACCTCTGTAGtacttttcttgaataaaattgatttatttgctgaaaaattaaaacatAAACCCttagaaaattatttcCCAGATTACAACGGTGGTAATGACATCAACAAAGCAACCAAATACATTCTATGGAGATTCATGCAATTAAACAAAGCAAATTTGAACGTTTATCCTCACGTCACTCAAGCTACTGACACTTCAAACATTAAACTAGTTTTCGCTGCTATTAAAGAAACCGTCCTAGAAAACAGCTTGAAAGACACGGGTGTCTTGTAA
- the SEC17 gene encoding alpha-soluble NSF attachment protein SEC17 (similar to Saccharomyces cerevisiae SEC17 (YBL050W); ancestral locus Anc_7.493), producing the protein MSDPVELLKRAEKKGVPSSGFMKFFGNSDSYKFEEASDLCIQAANIYKLRKELKLAGDSFLQAASYQIKAGNEDDASNIYIDAYKCFKSAGQSNDGVTALNSAIDLFTKRGQFRRGANFKFELGEMYELDLNDHKNAIDAFEVAADWYSQDQAIALANKCWIRCADLKALDNSFIEAGSIYSKLIQNSLGNRLSQWSLKEYYLKKGLCELAASDSVAASRTLQEGQNEDPNFADSREATLLSNLIEAYNENDTEKLSQVVFEYDKFNKLDKWKTTILLKIKESISEAEDDLL; encoded by the exons ATGTCTGATCCTGTTGAATTGCTCAAGAGA gctgaaaagaaaggtGTTCCATCGTCTGGattcatgaaattttttggtaaTTCTGATTCTTACAAGTTTGAAGAGGCCTCAGATCTATGTATTCAAGCTGCTAATATCTACAAGTTACGTAAGGAGCTGAAATTGGCCGGTGATTCCTTCTTACAAGCTGCCAGCTATCAAATAAAAGCTGGTAATGAGGACGATGCAAGTAATATTTACATTGATGCCTATAAATGTTTCAAGAGTGCTGGCCAATCGAATGATGGGGTTACTGCATTGAACTCTGCGATAGATCTTTTCACTAAAAGAGGTCAATTTAGAAGAGGTGCTAATTTTAAATTCGAATTGGGTGAAATGTACGAATTGGATTTAAACGATCATAAAAATGCCATTGACGCCTTCGAAGTCGCTGCAGACTGGTATTCCCAGGATCAAGCCATTGCTCTGGCTAATAAATGTTGGATTAGATGTGCTGACTTGAAAGCATTGGATAACAGCTTCATTGAGGCCGGTAGTATTTACTCAAAACTTATCCAGAATAGTCTGGGTAATAGACTAAGTCAATGGTCACTAAAAGAATACTATCTGAAGAAGGGTCTTTGTGAATTAGCTGCCTCAGATTCTGTGGCTGCATCAAGAACGCTGCAAGAGGGTCAAAATGAGGATCCAAATTTTGCCGATTCAAGAGAAGCCACTTTACTATCTAATTTAATTGAAGCctataatgaaaatgacacTGAAAAATTGAGTCAAGTTGTATTCGAATAcgataaattcaataaattagaCAAATGGAAGACTACCATTCTACTCAAGATTAAAGAGAGTATTTCAGAGGCTGAAGATGATCTCTTGTAA
- the MOH1 gene encoding Moh1p (similar to Saccharomyces cerevisiae MOH1 (YBL049W); ancestral locus Anc_7.492), whose translation MGIRFTSYIEPPASANNLHASFEPHFAVSSLNSRLLETADSGGSSMAMTRTRRSTLRRAHKDRGKKFITYGCRHCRTHLSSSVQIISKDYRGRTGDAYLMSSVLNVIEDKVETRSMLTGEYLVCDILCHLCKKLIGWKYLRSDNKDQNYKEGKYILELQEICKCH comes from the coding sequence ATGGGCATTCGTTTCACTTCGTACATTGAGCCCCCAGCCTCTGCAAATAATTTACACGCTTCCTTTGAGCCTCATTTCGCAGtctcttctttgaattcaagATTGCTGGAAACCGCTGATAGTGGCGGTTCCAGTATGGCCATGacaagaacaagaagaagtaCACTTAGAAGAGCTCATAAGGATCGTGGTAAAAAGTTTATAACTTATGGCTGTCGCCACTGTAGAACACATCTCTCTTCATCAGTTCAAATCATATCTAAGGATTATAGGGGTCGTACGGGTGATGCATACTTAATGTCTAGTGTACTTAACGTTATTGAAGACAAAGTTGAAACGAGATCCATGTTGACTGGGGAGTATTTAGTTTGTGACATTTTATGTCATCTTTGTAAAAAGCTTATCGGTTGGAAGTACTTAAGAAGTGATAATaaagatcaaaattataaagAGGGCAAATATATTTTGGAGTTACAGGAAATCTGTAAATGTCATTGA